ATATATTTGTCAGGTACTTTCAGAATATGGATATAACGACTTAGCCTACACATTATTATTAAATGAAGATTATCCTAGTTGGTTATATGCAGTAAAGCTGGGTGCCACAACTGTATGGGAAAGATGGAATTCTGTTTTACCTGATGGAAAGATGAATCCTCAAGGAATGAATTCACTTAATCATTATGCATATGGTGCAATCGTGGAATGGATGTACAAGTATATGCTTGGTATTAAACCAGTCGAAACGAAACCAGGCTTTAAACATGCTATCATTGCTCCTAAGCCACACTGGAGAATGAAATGGGCAAAAGGGAATTTGAATACTGCATCTGGGAACTATTTTGTTTCATGGCACATTCAAGAGGATGGCCAGCTGAATTTTACCGTTGAAATTCCATTTAATACATCAGCAACACTTTTTCTACCTGATGCAAGGAAAGAAGATGTAGTGATTGTATTTGGTGAACAAGTTGAAATGAGTCAAAAAGAAAATGACGTAATCATTTGTTTGGAATGTGGAAACTGGCAGTTTACTTATAATCCATCTCAATCCTATGTAAAGACATTTAGTAGAAAAACAAAGCTAAAGGAATTAATGGACATTCCACCAATCAAGGAAGTTTTAAATGAAATTCCTGAAATAAAATCTATTCCTCCATACCTATTAAGTATATACGAACCTAAAACACTTGAAGAGATACTATCGACTGAAAATTCTATTGAAGGAAACGAAAAGTTAGACAAAATAGAAAAACAATTTAAAGAAATATAAGCATTAAATAGTAAAAATATTTGCTATGACTATTTTGTCTTCCGTACTTTTTTATTCCTGGTTTAAAGGGGCTCTGTGTACAAGTAACTAGAGTCCCTTTTCTATATGAAAAAATAATTGAAAGAAGGAAAAACTCCATGAATTAATAAGAAACATGAAAATTTAAAGTAAAATAAGATTAATTATTATTTTAGGCATTGCTTCTATGCTTTTAGTGGGATATATAAGTTTTTCTAATATAATGGCCGTTGTCAAAACAAAGTGAAGAAATGTATAATGAGCAACTTAAGTCGATTAGTATTCTTGGAAAGATTAAAGCAAGCAATAGATTAATTGATTTTCTCACCTTCCAAATAATAGATGAACAAAGTACGGAAAACAAAAAATCAACTAATTCAATTTCAAAACGAAGAGCTTCGTACAAATTCTAACCTAATAGCTAATTTTTAAAAAACGAATCTCTTAAATAAAGAAGAGGAACTATTAGCCGATTATATGGAAAATTGGACAGTTCTTGATGAAGTTAGAATTAGTATTATTGAAGGCTTAGAAGATGGGCGAGGCACTGAAGAAAAAAGGGAGTTATTGATTGTGAGTGAAATGATTGTGGACCAGCTGATCACGAGTAAAGAAAAAGCTGCAGAGGAAATAAATAAAGCTAACAACGAGCAGAGTAAAAATACACAGTTTAAATTTGAAGAAATTAACAATGTCTAGTTTAACAATCTAAATGATACATTATTCAAATCTTTGATTCGAGCAAAATATCGCTTTCATTTTAACATTACTTAATGTGTAAGCGATTGCTAAAATGTATTTAACATAAGAATTTCGTACTACAATTTTTGGGGTTTGAGTCACTAGTTCTTATTAACATGAGCAACGTGGTAGAGAAAAAGGGTGGAAATGAAACCGCTACAATTCGATTGATAAATAAGTAAGGGAGTGTAAGAAAATGGAGACAGCAAGAAATTATGATTTGTACTATGAAAGTACTCAAAAAACAGAATTGAAAAAGAGAGAAACGGCCTCATATATTGGAGGTGGATTAGGCAATTCTTTGCTATCTGGTCTTATTAATGTTTATCTAATGATTTATGCAACAGATGTTTTTGGAGTATCAGCATTAGCAGTAGGTTCAATCTTCTTTATTGCTAAAATTGTTGATGCCATTTCAGATCCAATTGCTGGTATCGTTGTAGATCGAACAAGAACAAGGTATGGTAAATTTAGACCTTATTTAATCGTAAGTAGTATCATCTGGGTTGTATTAACAATTCTTCTCTTCAATGGTCCAGATCTTTCTGATTCAGGGAAATTCACTTACTTATTAGTATTCTATATTTTATGGGGACTAGCTTTTACGTTTTTCGATGTTCCTTATTGGAGTTTCTCAACTGTAATGACACAGGATGAAACAAAACGAACAAGATTAGTATCGATAGCCCGTGTTTCAACACTTGTAGGATTAATTCTTCTAATGCTAGTAGGAGGGCCAATTGTAGCTTATGTTGATGGAATAAATCCGGGTAGAGGTTATTCAAATTTAGCTATTTATGCATCTGTTTTAGCACTAATCTTTATGTTAGTTATGGCCTTTACATGTAAGGAAAGAGTTAAATCTAGTAATGAGACGATTAGTTTAAAACAAACATTGGCTTATTTGAAAATGAATAGACCATTACAGCTCACCCTTTTAACGGCTTTCTTAGGACTATCAATGCCAATTTCTCAATCACTTTCAGTCTACTTTGCTGTTAATAACTTAGGTAGCATTTCATATATGACGATGTTAAATGTACCTGCATTGGCAATTGTCTTTTTAATTCCAATTATCGTTCCAGCTTTAACAAAACGATTCGAAAAGAAATACATCTTTCTAGCTTGCTCAATTGCAAATGCTGTAATTCTTTTAAGTTTATTCTTAATTGGTTATGATAATTTACCACTTGTTTTTATTTTAAATGGTATCACCTTACTATTTGCTTTAATAAACTCAACAATCATTTCATTGTTAATTGCAGATTCAATTGATTTTGGGGAATGGAAGACTGGAAACCGTTTTGAAGCTATTTCCTTTGCAGTACAATCATTTACAAGTAAGTGCCAAGGAGCGATAACAGGGTTAGTTGTTGGTTTCATTTTAACCTTTATTGGCTATCAAGCTGCTTCTCAAAGTCAAACTGCAGAAACAGTTCATGGAATATTTACTGGATTTACGTTAGCACCGGCTGTAATCGGTATCATTGCAGCAATTCCAATTCTCTTTATTAAGTTTTCTGGAAAAGTACGAGAAGATGCGATAGAGGAAATTAAACAAAGACGACAAGCCTAAAATTCTATAACCTACTCATGAAGTTGCGTTGCATTGCATGAGTAGGTTATTTTCATTTATATATATATATGATATAATTTCGTAATTTGAAAAAAGGAGATTTTGTATGAACGGCGATGAATTGCACTCATTTTTAGAACATAACAACACGCACAAAGCTGCCGAGTGGGATTTAATTAAGCGTGAATTTAATCCGGAAACTGAGGAAATAAATGGTGAGGAAGTTTATGTTTTTGATATGATTTTTGATCAGACAATAACGCCTATCGAAGATCCTATCGGAATATCCCAGCAACTACCTACTGCGTTTATTCCAATGCACATTCATCACTATATTGAATTAATTTATGTTTATAGGGGGAAATGTACAGTTGTTTTCCAAAATGTTAAGAGAACCATCTCTGAAGGTGAAATAATTATAATAGAAAAAAAGACACCTCACGCAGTAAATGGGTTGAACGATAAGGATATAGTGATCGATATAAAATTAAAGCATGACTACTTGTCATCTAGTTTTCTAAGTAGATTCACTCATAAAAGTATCATTTCTCAGTTCTTAATAGACTCACTTATAAACAATAGAAGTGTAAATAATTATCTATATTTTCCTTTTAATCCTCGCTCAAAAATCAAGGGAATTATGGCACAAATTATGTGTGAGTATTTTGATAAAGATTTTTGCTCAGCAGATATGATTAATTCATATATGTTTATATTGTTTACAGAATTGATTCGCCACGGTACAAACATAGATAACGTAAAGTCAAGAGATTCCAAGCAAGATGTTATAGCTCTTGATTTTTTGAAATATATAGAAAAGCATTATATGGATTGCAGTCTAACAGAAATGGCTGCTCACTTTAATTATCATCCTAACTATGCCTCCTCTGTTTTAAAAAAATCAACAGGGAAATCTTTTAAGGATCTTCTCCAAATTCAACGTCTGAATAAAGCAGCGTTATATTTAACAAATTCTGACCTAACTGTAGGGGAAATTGCAGAAAAAGTAGGATATACTAGCTTATCTTTCTTTTATAAAAAATTTCATGAGATTTTCTCGCAAACTCCTAAAGATTATAGAGAAACTAACCTTTAAGAATTTGGCAAGAATCCTAAAAAACCGCATTTAAAAACGGTTTTTTTTTCAATCACATTTCCGAAAATATATATTTGATTCGAGCAATACTCCTCTTTCTTTCTAACATTAAAATCAATGAATGCGTTTGCTAAAATAACTTTATAGAAGCGTTTAAAAAAGCAAAAGGAGTGCAAACGACATGACATTTCATTTTCCATCACAATTTATTTGGGGTTCAGCTACTGCAGGCCACCAAGTTGAGGGGAATAATATAAATACTGATTTTTGAAATTTTGAAGAGCATGCAGAAGGTTCGCCTTATAAAGATAAATCTGGTGATACGATAGATCATTATAGGCTTTATAAAGAAGATATTGCTTTAATGGCTAGCCTTGGATTAAAGGCTTATCGATTTTCAATTGAGTGGTCTAGAATTGAGCCTGAGAAAGGGCAATATTCCTATTCGGAAATCGAACATTATCGAAATGTGCTCGAAACATGTCATGAACATGGTATTACACCTGTGGTGGCAATGCATCACTTTTCTTCACCGAAATGGCTAATGAGATTGGGAGGATGGGCAAGTCCTGAGGTGCCCGATCTTTTTGCAAAATATTGTGAAGTTGTATATAAAGAGATTGGGCATTTGATTCCATACACTCTTACTATGAATGAAGTTAATCTTCCTGTTATGTTAAGAGAAGTATTTTCAAATATTGGCTTTATTCCTCCAGTTGGAATAGAGAGAGATGCGTGGACTGCTCCTAAATGGAGAGAATCAGCTGCTAAATTATGCGGTACAACATTTGACAATTATTTCACTTTTCATATGATTTCCGATGAAAATTCTATTAAGATATTAAAATCAACGCACAAAAAAGCACGTGAGGTTATTAAACGTATATCTCCGAATACAAAAGTGGGATTTTCGATGGCACTTTCAGATATTCAGTCCATACCAGGTGGAGAAGAACTTGCAGAGAAGAAATGGCAAAGTTATTTTGGACAATTTCAAGATATGATCACTGGTGATGACTTCTTTGGCCTTCAAAACTATACTCGTGAAACATATGGTCCAGAAGGACAAGTAAAGCCAGATGAAGCCACTGAGTTAACACAAATGGGATATGTTTATTGTCCTGAAGCACTTGGAAAGGTGATTAGAAAGGTTAGTCAATCAGTTCAGATTCCAATCATGATTACTGAACATGGTGTGGCAACGGTAGATGATAAAAGACGTGTTGAATTTATACGAAGAAGTCTAGAAGGTGTGCAATCATGTTTGAAAGATGGAATTGATCTTATCGGGTATCTTCATTGGTCAACTTTTGACAATTTTGAGTGGAATTCCGGTTACTCGATGCAATTTGGGTTAATAGAAGTTGATCGAACAACTCAAGAAAGAAAAGTGAAAGAAAGTGGACGTTTACTTGGGCAAATTGCTCAGAACTCACTAGTTGCGAGATAAACAATTTATGTAGACAATAGGATAACCACCTATAGCAGAAAGGAAATAACTAGTGAAGAAAGGGGAAAACAGATGTCAAAATTAATAATAGATTCATTAAAATGTGAGTATCGAGAAAAACCATTAGGCATTGACATAAAGAAGCCACGTATAAGCTGGAAAATTCAATCAGATATTCGTGGAACGATGCAAAAAGCTTACCAAATCCAAGTAGCCATGATGGATGACTTTTCTGAAATACTTTGGGATTCTCAAATAGTGGAATCTGAGGAGTCTATTCATGTTGAATATAGTGGGCCGGAGCTTGTTTCAAGGAAAAGATATTTCTATCGTGTGAGGGTTTGGGATAATTTTGAGAGGAAATCGTCTTGGAGTCCTTTTTCTTGGTGGGAAACAGCGTTGTTAGACTCTTCAGAGTGGAAAGCAAGCTGGATTATGCCCACACCTAAAGAACTTGATACGAACTCAGAGCCTGCATTTTTACTAAGAAAAGAATTTAATGTTAAGAAGGAGATAATAGCAGCCCGACTTTACGGAACTGGGGTTGGCTTATATGAATTATTTCTTAATGGTAAACGAGTTGGAGAAGATTTATTTTCTCCAGGGTGGACAAGTTATCATAAACGGTTGCAATATCAGACCTATGACATAACTCCTCAGCTTATTGAAGGAGAAAATGCTCTAGGAATTGTATTAGCAGATGGCTGGTACAAAGGAACACTTAGCTTTGAAAATAAAAGACATGTGTACGGTGATAAAAGAGCGGCATTATTCCAGTTATTTGTTGCATATAGTGACGGTACTGAGGAAGTGATTTTAACGGATTCTACTTGGAAAGCATCTACCGGCCCAATTTTATATTCTGAAATATATAATGGGGAGATCTATGACGCTAGACATGAAAAGGAAGGCTGGAGCAAGTCGAGGTTTGATGATACTAACTGGAATGAAACAGTAGTTTTGGATTTACCAATCTCTAACTTAGTTGCACAGGAAAACTGGCCGACACGAGTAACCGAAGTCATTAAGCCGATCGAGTCGTTTGTTACTCCTGCAGGTGACACAGTATTAGATATGGGGCAAAACATGGTAGGTAGAATGAAGTTCAAAGTAGAAGCTCCTGAGGGTACTCGCATAGTACTAAAACATGCAGAAGTTCTTGATATAGATGGAAATATCTATTTTGGTAACCTTGGGAAAGCTGAGCAACAGATCGAATATATTGCAAAAGGCACAGGGGTAGAAACATATACCCCACATTTTACTTACCAAGGCTTTCGATATGTAAGAGTAGAGGGATACCCTGGACAGGAGAAAGGATTACCACTCGAAAACTTTGAGGGAGAAGTTATTCATTCTGATATGGAGTCAACAGGAGAGTTCCAATGTTCAAATCCTCTTATTAACCAGCTTCAGCAAAATATTGTTTGGGGTCAACGAGGGAATTTTCTTGATTTACCGACAGATTGCCCACAACGTAATGAGAGATTAGGATGGACTGGTGATGCTCAGGTCTTTATTGATACCGCGTTATTTAATTTTCAAGGGGGACCATTTTTTACGAAGTGGCTGCGTGACTTAAAGGCTGATCAGCTTCCTGACGGAAATGTGCCAATAGTTATTCCAGCTGTAGTTGCTGGTGTAGGATCAGCTGCTTGGGGGGATGCCGCAACAATCATCCCGTGGACGATATATCAAAAATATGGAGACAAACGATTACTAGCTGAGCAATATGACAGTATGAAGGCTTGGGTCGAGTATATACGTAAACAAGGAAAAAATGAGTTTCTTTGGGATTCAGGCTTTCATTTTGGTGATTGGCTGGCACTTGACGCAAAAGAAAATAGCTTTGTAGGTGCGACGCCGAAGGATTTCATTGCGACTGTATTCTATGCGTATTCAACGAGAATTCTCCGTGATACAGCAGAAGTTCTTGGTAAAACGGAAGAAGTTCAAGAATATAGTGAGCTATTGGAAAGAATTGTTGAGCAGTTTAATTATGAATTTATTGCTCCATCCGGAAGATTAGTTTCTCCAACTCAAACAGCTCATGTTATTGTACTTATGTTTGATTTAGTTGAAGGGAAGGCAAAAGAGCGAACAGCATTCGAACTAAACGAATTAATTATACAAAACAATTATCATTTAACAACTGGATTTGTTGGAACACCTTATTTGTGTTTAGCCTTATCAAAAGGAGGCTACCATGAAACAGCGGTTAAGTTATTAATGCAAGAAAAGTTTCCATCATGGCTATATCCAGTAAAAAAAGGTGCTACAACCATCTGGGAGCACTGGGATAGTATAAAAGAAGATGGTTCGTTTTGGAGTGAACAAATGAATTCGTTTAACCATTATGCATATGGTTCAATTGGAAATTGGCTGTACACAGATGTGGCGGGTCTTAGCATGGATAACGCTACTCCTGCATTTAAACGGATTCGTATTCAACCAAAATTTGCAGGCACTGAGTTTACTCATGCTAAAGCGGTTTACGAATCAATGTATGGGAAAGTAGTATCATCATGGTCACTTACTCAAGATGATGTTGAAATCAATATAGAAATACCACCAAACACAACTGCGGAGATCTTACTTCCTTTTGCGTCAATATCTGATGTTCTTGAAAGTAATCTTCTATTGGCTGATTCTCAGAGCATTTATAATTACAAAGAAAATTTTGAAGGTGTTTGTGTTTCAGTTGGCTCTGGAAGATATCATTTTAAATACAAAAATATACGTGGATTAAAGCCAACATTTACTGAAGAAACAAGACTCATTGATCTTCTTGATAAAAAGAAGGCAGTGGAAGTATTAGAGGAAACTGCGCCTGGGATAACAAAGCCACCTGGTATTTTTGCAACTAAAACAAAAATGTTAAAAGATTTGGCTGAATACTCTGAAGCAAACCTAACAAGTAATAAAGTAACTGCACTTGTAGAGAAGTTAAATAAAATTGAATGGGATAAGGAAAATAGCTAAATCCTGTTTATGAAAAGACCTACTCCGTATATAGTAGGTCTTTTTTTATATCGACATCATTCTATAAACTTCAGGGAGTGACATGCACCCCTAAAATAAATGTGTCAACAAATCAACATAAACAAAAATAAATAAGGTATATTATTTTTGTTTATGTTGATTTGATTTTGTTTTATTATTAAAATATACATATACTAATTATAATCAAATTAGTTCCATATAAGGAGAGATGATTGATGAGTAAAATCATGAATAAAAAATTCATATATACAGCACCATTCATGGAGGAAATGATTGATACAGCCACTAATCTTTATCGCTTAGGTTGGGATGAGCGGAATGGCGGGAATATTAGTTACTTGTTACAAGAAGATGAAATCAAAGCGTATTTGGATATTACTAACATGAAACGAGTTGTGGAAGTTAACTTTGATGCTTCGGAACTGGCAGGACGCTATTTTATCGTAACAGGATCTGGTAAGTATTTTAAAAACATAAAGGAACATCCTGAAATAAATCTGGGAATTATTCGTATTACTGAAGAAGGAAATCAGTATGAGATTCTTTGGGGATTCGAAAATGGTGGAGTGGCAACTAGTGAATTGCCTACTCATTTGATGAATCATATTCAACGGTTAAAAGTAGATCAAAATCATCGTGTTATTATGCATTGCCATGCTACTAACTTAATTGCTATGACATTCACACATAGTCTAATAGAAGAAGATATGACCAAAACATTATGGGAAATGTGCACAGAATGTATTGTTGTTTTTCCAGAAGGAATTGGGGTAATTCCATGGATTGTTCCGGGAACAACTGAAATAGGTGAAGCAACAGCAGATAAAATGAAGGATGTTAGACTTGTATTATGGCCTCATCACGGTATTTTCGGAGCAGGGACAACAATGGATGAAACGTTTGGTTTAATCGAAACAGCTGAAAAGGCGGCACAAGTATATACAACTGTTTGTGCACAAGGCGGGAAAAAACAAACAATCACAGATCATCAGCTAATGGAGCTTGCAACGGCATTTCAAGTGGTACCGAGGGAAGGGGTATTATTTAGAAAAGGAAATTAACTTGTGAAGAGGGAGACCTAAAGGCCCCTCTTCTTATTATTAATCAATCAGTAAATCTTCTGTAATAAACTTCAAAAGCGCCCTCACCGCATACGACTGATACCGATCTTTTTTGGTAATAATCCCAAGCTCCCACATTGGAGGAGAGGCTAAGGGGATCATCTTAATAGTCTGCTGATCCATTTTTTCATAAATTGATTTTGGAAGAAGTGTTATTCCTAATTCAGCTCCAACGAGTTCAGTGATCAAATCCCATTGAGAGCTTTCATAAACAATATTTGGATGAAAACCAGCTTCCTTACAATGTTTAATGATGAGCTCATGTAAGGCAAACTCTCTATTAAATAGAATAAAGTTTTCTTCAGCTAATTGTTGAAGCTTGACTTCCTCTTCGTTTGCCAATGTGTGAGATTGGTTGGTATAAAGCATAAATTCTTCCTTAATAAACGGAGTGATATTGAACTTACTATCTTCTGTTGGTAGGACGATCATTCCCACATCAACTTGTCCTTCATCTACTAAGTGTTCAATTCTTTTTGCGCCAAGTTCAATTAATTCTAAAGATACCTCAGGATAAAGCTCTCTGAATTTCTTTGCAATACTAGGAAAGAAGAGGGTTCCGATTAATGGAGGAATTCCTATTTTTATTTGTCCAGTTGGCAGATTCATTAAATCATCTAATAATCTAGAAAGTTCGTCTGTGCTTCCTAAAATTTTAATAGCTTGTTTATAAACAATTTCTCCAGCATCAGTTAGCATCAGCTTACGAGTTGATCGTTCAAATAATTCTACCTTTAGTTCTGATTCCAGTTTTTTAATAGATTTACTCAAGGTAGGTTGTGAAATATAGGTGTTTATCGCTGCTTTTGTGAAGCTTCCGTAGTTTGCGACTTCTATAAAATAACGAAGATCTTTTAATTCCAAGCTCATCACCTTTTATTCTGATTTGTTATAAATTTTATAACTATTATTCATTTTACTCATAAGTGAGATTGCTGTAAATTAATAAGTAAATATAGAACAAAGCTTCAGAATAAACTCTTATTAAGGGAGGAACTTGAAGATGAGTCAGAATGAGGTTGTAATTGTAAGCGCTTTACGGACGCCGATAGGACAGTTTGGCGGTAGCTTAAAAAATATAAGTGCTGTTCAATTAGGTTCAATTGTTATTAAAGCGGTGATGGAAAGAACAGGAATTAAAGGAGATATGATAGATGAAGTAATCATGGGGAATGTGCTTCAAGCTGGACTTGGTCAAAATCCAGCTAGGCAAGCTGCGATAGGAGCAGGGTTGCCGCAACATGTTTCCAGTTTCACGATTAATAAAGTGTGTGGCTCAGGATTGAAGGCCGTTCACTTAGCCTCACAGGCAATTTTGACAGGAGACGCCGAAATCGTTATTGCTGGTGGAATGGAAAATATGAGCCAAGCGCCTTATATTACCATGGGAGCAAGAGAAGGGTATAAAATGGGCGATCAAAAGCTGATCGACAGCATGATTCATGACGGACTTTGGTGTGCGTTTAATGATTATCATATGGGAATCACAGCTGAAAATATATGTGATCATTATGAATTAACACGTCAGGAACAAGATGAATTTGCTGCATGGAGTCAAGAAAAAGCAGAAAAGGCTTTGAAAGAAGGAAGATTTAATGATGAAATCGTGCCGGTTACGATCCCGCAACGCAAAGGGGAACCGCTTCTATTTGATAAGGATGAATATGTTAAGCCTGGGACAACGGTTGAAAAGCTGGAGAAGTTAAGACCTGCATTTAAAAAGGATGGCAGAGTAACAGCTGGTAATGCTTCAGGGATTAATGATGGTGCTGCTGCAGTTCTAATGATGAGTGCGCGTAAGGCTGAAGAGCTTGGTATAAAGCCTTTAGCAGCGATTAAAGCAAATGCAAGTGCTGCAGTTGATCCAAGTATGATGGGAATTGGTCCAGTTCCGGCCACAAAGAAAGCATTGAAGAAAGCTAGATTACGTGTTGAAGATCTTGATCTTATTGAAGCGAATGAAGCTTTTGCTGCACAGTCATTAGCAGTAGGAAAAGATCTTCAATTTTCTAAAGAAAAATTAAATGTTAATGGAGGAGCCATTGCATTAGGACACCCAATCGGAGCGAGTGGAACAAGAGTATTAACAACACTTATTCACGAATTGAAGCGTCGCAATGGCAAGTATGGGTTGGCAACATTATGTATCGGTGGCGGTCAAGGAGTTTCAACGATTATTGAAGCATATTAAGAGAGGGGTATAGAAGATGAAGAAAATATTTACAAGCTTTGAAGAAGCAGTTGCAGAGATTAAGGATGCTATGACATTAATGGTCGGTGGTTTTGGATTAGTTGGAATTCCTGAAAATCTTATTAAAGCTCTTCGTGATAAAAATGTAAAAGATTTAACGGTTATTTCGAATAACTGTGGGGTAGATGATTGGGGACTAGGTTTACTACTAAATAATAAACAAATTAAAAAGATGGTATCTTCTTATGTTGGAGAAAATAAAGAGTTTGAAAGACAAGTATTAAGTGGAGAATTAGAAGTTCAACTTACCCCTCAAGGATCGTTAGCAGAAAAAATTCGTGCAGGTGGAGCAGGAATCCCGGCATTCTATACTCCAGCTGGTGTAGGTACACCAATTGCAGAGGGAAGAGAAACGAGAGAATATAATGGAAAAGAATATTTATTAGAAGAGGCTCTTACTGCGGACTTTAGTTTAATAAAAGCTTGGAAGGCTGATAAATTAGGAAATGTTATTTACCGAAAAACGGCCCAAAACTTTAACCCAATTATGGCTGCTGCAGGAAAAGTAACCATTGTAGAGGTCGAAGAAATTGTTGAAGTAGGTGAGCTTGATCCAGATGCTATCCATACGCCAAGTATTTATGTTCAAGGACTTATTGTTGGAAAACATGAAAAACGAATTGAGCGTTTAACTATTAAATCTTAATAGAATCATAGAGGAGGGGAAGAGTATGACAAATGTACGTGTGAAAATTGCGCAAAGAGCTGAAAAAGAAATTCAGGACGGTTTTTATGTGAATTTAGGAATTGGAATGCCAACAATGGTTGCGAACTATATTTCTGACAATAAAAATGTTGTTCTTCAATCTGAAAATGGTTTGTTAGGGATTGGGCCCTACCCTGCAGAAGAAGAGGTAGATC
This Metabacillus endolithicus DNA region includes the following protein-coding sequences:
- a CDS encoding acetyl-CoA C-acetyltransferase, translated to MSQNEVVIVSALRTPIGQFGGSLKNISAVQLGSIVIKAVMERTGIKGDMIDEVIMGNVLQAGLGQNPARQAAIGAGLPQHVSSFTINKVCGSGLKAVHLASQAILTGDAEIVIAGGMENMSQAPYITMGAREGYKMGDQKLIDSMIHDGLWCAFNDYHMGITAENICDHYELTRQEQDEFAAWSQEKAEKALKEGRFNDEIVPVTIPQRKGEPLLFDKDEYVKPGTTVEKLEKLRPAFKKDGRVTAGNASGINDGAAAVLMMSARKAEELGIKPLAAIKANASAAVDPSMMGIGPVPATKKALKKARLRVEDLDLIEANEAFAAQSLAVGKDLQFSKEKLNVNGGAIALGHPIGASGTRVLTTLIHELKRRNGKYGLATLCIGGGQGVSTIIEAY
- a CDS encoding CoA transferase subunit A, translated to MKKIFTSFEEAVAEIKDAMTLMVGGFGLVGIPENLIKALRDKNVKDLTVISNNCGVDDWGLGLLLNNKQIKKMVSSYVGENKEFERQVLSGELEVQLTPQGSLAEKIRAGGAGIPAFYTPAGVGTPIAEGRETREYNGKEYLLEEALTADFSLIKAWKADKLGNVIYRKTAQNFNPIMAAAGKVTIVEVEEIVEVGELDPDAIHTPSIYVQGLIVGKHEKRIERLTIKS